A genome region from Cryptococcus neoformans var. neoformans B-3501A chromosome 8, whole genome shotgun sequence includes the following:
- a CDS encoding hypothetical protein (HMMPfam hit to AIRS, AIR synthase related protein, N-terminal domain, score: 131.1, E(): 2.4e-36; HMMPfam hit to AIRS_C, AIR synthase related protein, C-terminal domain, score: 222.4, E(): 8.4e-64) gives MLVLPGSSAITSSRRATLLKLFQSVIPSITSVDAVHLHFVNPTSDEAESLLADTQSAERDILNALLAYGDNEQLNSTKAFVDAGMKGDVFALYVLPRVGTISPWSSKATDIAKLCRLAGHVSRLERGALYLFTSSESISLLEMRHHLHFIHDRMTQLIHTALPPSAAVFPPTPPNPSALISVPILGAENPHAVLGEANARLGLALSETEIPYLVESFLAAGRNPTDAELFMFAQVNSEHCRHKIFNAKWTIDGHDQENSLFGMIRNTEKAVHSKGTLSAYEDNAAVMEGYEAPRFAVGGKGDGCYTSQIEKNPILIKVETHNHPTAVSPYPGAATGSGGEIRDEGATGRGSHPKAGLAGYTTSDLLIPDFIQPWESDIGRPAHIASALDIMIEAPLGAASFNNEFGRPALGGYWRTWLMAVKDAEGKEEWRGYHKPIMIAGGLGNVRPQFARKDKITPGSKVIVLGGPGMLIGLGGGAASSMASGASSADLDFASVQRENPEMERRCQQVIDACISRGDGAGNPIESIHDVGAGGLSNALPELVHDSGLGAVFEIRDVLVDDPSMSPMEIWCNESQERYVLAVATENLAAFEEIARRERCPFSVVGTATEEERLVVTDRLLGDNVIDISMSILFGKPPRMHREAQTIHPKRDAFDSSLFTYLPAYAGAPKTSLMAESINRVLRLPSVGSKSFLITIGDRTITGLVTRDQMVGPWQVPVADVAVTRSSYGFDVVVGEAMSMGERTPLALLNAGASARMAIAESLTNLAASSVADISQIKLSANWMSAANHSGEGSKLYEAVQAIGMDLCPKLGVGIPVGKDSMSMSMKWPGEKGEQKQVTAPLSLIVTAFAPVDNVEKTWTPVLRTDKGETVLVFIDLARGKQRLGGSAIAQVFKQLGADAPDVEEAADIRAFFHAVQALKKAETVLAYHDRSDGGLLTTLVEMAFAGRSGIEVTVDAISSSGDAVAALFNEELGAVMQVKVDELSAFSDAFVKAGFPTQHIHVIGKVLGRENQSVSIIHKSDAIYTGTRGQLQQLWAETSYKIQAMRDEPTGAKEEFDAILDDEDQGLIYNVPFKYLPDVTDANRLASPPKVAILREQGVNGHIEMAWSFHAAGFEAIDVHMSDIISSKVSLSSFAGIAACGGFSYGDVLGAGNGWAKSVLLNPTARKEFEQFFQREDTFALGVCNGCQFFAQLKEIIPGAEHWPIFKANRSERFEGRVVNVKVSPEAAKSNIFFSDMADAIVPIAVAHGEGRPSFVTGSLAGLNENNLIPLRYVDGNGTIATTYPKNPNGGPEGIAAVSTLNGRVLAVMPHPERVVTRESFSWFPEEMGKTWEGKGPWFRLFQNAYKFATEGKQ, from the coding sequence ATGCTCGTCCTCCCCGGATCTTCTGCGatcacttcttctcgaaGAGCTACCCTCCTCAAGCTTTTCCAGTCGGTCATCCCCTCTATCACTTCCGTCGATGCGGTGCATCTCCACTTTGTCAACCCTACTTCTGACGAAGCCGAGTCACTCCTTGCCGATACCCAGTCTGCTGAGCGAGATATCCTCAACGCCCTACTCGCTTATGGCGACAACGAGCAGCTCAACTCTACGAAGGCATTTGTTGATGCTGGCATGAAGGGTGACGTGTTTGCGCTTTACGTGCTCCCTCGTGTCGGCACCATTTCCCCTTGGTCTTCTAAGGCCACCGACATCGCCAAACTCTGTCGTCTTGCTGGCCACGTCTCCCGTCTTGAGCGTGGTGCGCTCTATCTCTTCACTTCAAGTGAGAGTATTAGCCTTCTGGAAATGCGACACCACTTGCACTTTATCCATGATCGTATGACTCAGCTCATCCACACTGCTTTGCCACCTTCTGCCGCCGTCTTCCCTCCTACACCGCCTAACCCTTCCGCTCTTATCTCCGTGCCTATTCTCGGTGCTGAAAACCCGCATGCCGTTCTCGGTGAGGCCAATGCTCGACTGGGTCTCGCCCTCTCTGAGACTGAAATCCCTTACCTTGTCGAGTCTTTCCTGGCCGCCGGTCGTAACCCCACCGACGCTGAGCTCTTCATGTTCGCTCAAGTCAATTCTGAGCACTGTCGACACAAGATCTTTAACGCCAAATGGACCATTGACGGTCACGATCAGGAGAACAGCTTGTTTGGTATGATTCGAAACACCGAAAAGGCTGTCCACTCCAAGGGTACTCTATCTGCCTACGAAGACAACGCCGCTGTCATGGAGGGTTACGAGGCTCCTCGATTCGCTGTCGGAGGCAAGGGCGATGGATGCTACACTTCTCAAATTGAGAAGAACCCTATCCTCATCAAGGTCGAGACCCACAACCACCCCACCGCCGTATCTCCTTACCCTGGTGCCGCCACCGGTTCAGGTGGTGAGATCCGTGACGAAGGTGCCACTGGACGGGGCTCACACCCCAAGGCCGGTCTTGCCGGTTACACCACTTCGGACTTGCTCATTCCCGACTTCATTCAGCCTTGGGAGTCTGACATTGGCAGGCCCGCCCACATTGCTTCCGCCCTTGACATTATGATTGAAGCTCCTCTCGGTGCCGCTTCCTTCAACAACGAGTTTGGTCGCCCCGCACTTGGTGGTTATTGGCGTACTTGGCTCATGGCTGTCAAGGACGCtgaaggcaaggaggaATGGAGGGGTTACCACAAGCCTATTATGATCGCTGGCGGTTTGGGTAATGTCCGGCCTCAGTTTGCCCGCAAGGACAAGATTACTCCCGGGTCCAAGGTCATCGTTCTCGGTGGCCCTGGTATGCTCATCGGTCTCGGTGGTGGTgccgcctcttccatgGCTTCCGGTGCTTCTTCCGCCGACCTCGACTTTGCCTCAGTTCAGCGAGAAAACCCCGAGATGGAGCGACGATGCCAGCAAGTCATTGATGCCTGTATCTCTCGAGGCGATGGTGCCGGTAACCCTATCGAGTCCATCCACGACGTTGGTGCTGGTGGTCTTTCCAACGCTTTGCCCGAGTTGGTGCACGATTCTGGTTTGGGTGCCGTTTTTGAGATCCGGGATGTCCTCGTTGACGACCCCTCCATGTCCCCCATGGAGATTTGGTGTAACGAGTCACAAGAGCGATACGTTCTTGCCGTCGCCACCGAGAACCTTGCCGCTTTCGAGGAGATTGCTAGGCGAGAGCGATGCCCCTTCTCCGTTGTCGGTACCGCCACCGAGGAAGAGCGTCTCGTTGTCACCGACCGACTTTTGGGTGATAACGTCATTGACATTTCCATGTCAATCCTCTTTGGCAAGCCTCCTAGGATGCATCGAGAGGCCCAGACCATCCACCCCAAGCGAGATGCTTTTgactcttccctctttaCCTACCTTCCCGCCTACGCTGGTGCTCCCAAAACATCCCTCATGGCAGAGTCTATTAACCGTGTTCTCCGCTTGCCTTCTGTCGGTTCCAAGTCTTTCCTGATCACCATTGGTGACCGAACTATCACCGGTTTGGTGACTCGAGATCAGATGGTAGGTCCTTGGCAAGTCCCCGTTGCCGATGTCGCTGTCACCCGATCTTCTTATGGTTTCGATGTCGTCGTCGGTGAGGCTATGTCCATGGGTGAACGAACtcctctcgctcttctcAACGCTGGTGCTTCCGCCCGTATGGCCATCGCCGAATCTCTTACCAACCTTGCCGCTTCCTCCGTTGCCGACATCTCCCAGATCAAGCTTTCCGCCAACTGGATGTCGGCTGCCAACCACTCTGGCGAAGGCTCCAAGCTCTACGAGGCTGTCCAGGCCATCGGTATGGACCTCTGTCCTAAATTAGGTGTTGGTATTCCCGTCGGTAAAGATTCTATGTCCATGTCTATGAAGTGGCCCGGAGAGAAGGGCGAACAGAAGCAGGTCACCGCACCTTTGTCTTTGATCGTCACTGCCTTCGCCCCCGTTGACAACGTTGAGAAGACTTGGACTCCTGTTCTCAGGACTGACAAGGGTGAGACTGTCCTTGTGTTCATTGACCTCGCCAGGGGTAAGCAGAGACTTGGTGGTTCTGCTATTGCTCAGGTGTTCAAGCAATTGGGTGCCGATGCTCCCGATGTTGAGGAGGCTGCCGATATTCGTGCATTCTTCCACGCCGTCCaggctttgaagaaggctgaaACTGTCCTTGCCTACCACGACCGATCCGACGGTGGTTTGCTCACCACTCTTGTTGAGATGGCCTTTGCTGGCAGATCTGGTATTGAGGTGACCGTTGATGCTATCAGCTCTTCAGGCGACGCCGTTGCCGCCTTGTTCAACGAAGAGCTTGGTGCCGTCATGCAAGTCAAGGTCGACGAACTCTCCGCCTTTAGCGACGCTTTTGTCAAGGCTGGTTTCCCCACTCAGCACATCCACGTCATCGGCAAGGTCCTCGGTCGAGAGAACCAGTCAgtctccatcatccacaagTCCGACGCAATCTACACTGGTACTCGAGGCCAGTTGCAGCAGCTCTGGGCTGAGACCTCTTACAAGATTCAGGCCATGCGTGATGAACCTACTGGTGCCAAAGAAGAGTTTGACGCTATTcttgacgatgaggacCAGGGTTTAATCTACAACGTCCCCTTCAAGTATCTTCCCGACGTCACTGACGCCAACCGACTTGCTTCCCCTCCCAAGGTTGCTATTCTTCGTGAGCAAGGTGTTAATGGTCACATTGAAATGGCTTGGTCTTTCCACGCCGCTGGTTTCGAGGCTATCGACGTTCACATGTCTgacatcatctcttccaaggtctcactctcttcctttgccGGTATCGCCGCTTGTGGTGGTTTCTCCTACGGTGACGTTCTCGGAGCCGGTAACGGCTGGGCCAAGTCTGTCTTGCTCAACCCTACCGCCCGAAAGGAGTTCGAACAGTTCTTCCAGAGGGAAGACACTTTCGCCTTGGGTGTATGTAACGGCTGTCAATTCTTTGCTCAGTTGAAGGAGATTATCCCAGGTGCTGAGCATTGGCCCATCTTCAAGGCTAACCGCTCCGAGCGATTCGAAGGCCGTGTCGTCAACGTCAAGGTCTCCCCCGAAGCTGCCAAATCTaacatcttcttcagcgACATGGCCGACGCCATCGTTCCTATAGCTGTCGCTCACGGTGAAGGCCGTCCATCCTTCGTCACTGGTTCCCTCGCCGGGCTCAACGAAAACAACCTCATTCCTCTCCGATATGTTGACGGTAACGGCACTATTGCCACTACCTATCCCAAGAACCCCAACGGTGGTCCCGAAGGTATCGCTGCTGTCAGCACACTCAATGGTAGGGTGTTGGCTGTCATGCCCCACCCCGAACGAGTGGTCACCAGGGAAAGCTTCTCTTGGTTCCCTGAAGAGATGGGCAAAACTTGGGAGGGCAAGGGTCCTTGGTTCAGACTGTTCCAGAACGCCTACAAGTTTGCGACTGAGGGAAAGCAATAG
- a CDS encoding hypothetical protein (Match to ESTs gb|CF189280.1|CF189280, gb|CF193903.1|CF193903; HMMPfam hit to WD40, WD domain, G-beta repeat, score: 180.7, E(): 2.8e-51), whose protein sequence is MCLWPLIQSAQASKPVPVETQHEDMIHDAQLDYYGKRLATCSSDRTIRIFNVIKGEAKGEPVILKGHTAAVWQVSWAHPSFGSILASCSYDGRVFIWKEVGQGQGKGSGGELQDGWERIKEHTLHTASVNSIAWAPYDLGPILACASSDGKVSVLSFQNDGSIEVNIFPAHGTGANAISWAPSVLSTVSGVSRSQQPSNSLAPQKRFVTAGSDNLIRIWGFDEEQKKWTEEETIKGHEDWVRDVAWAPNIGLPGMYIASASQDRTVLIHSRPSPSSSWTSAPLLPSLPQSQDPHFPDAVWRVSWSLAGNVLAVSCGDGKVSLWKEGVGKGWECVSDFSS, encoded by the exons ATGTGCTTATGGCCCCTCATACAGTCCGCTCAAGCATCAAAACCCGTTCCTGTGGAGACTCAGCATGAGGACATGATC CACGATGCACAGCTTGACTATTATGGAAAGCGACTTGCCACATGCTCCTCTGACAGGACTATCCGAATTTTTAACGTTATCAAGGGAGAAGCAAAGGGTGAACCTGTGATCCTTAAAGG GCACACCGCCGCCGTCTGGCAAGTCTCATGGGCCCACCCTTCCTTCGGGTCAATACTTGCATCTTGTTCTTACGACGGGAGGGTTTTCATCTGGAAGGAAGTTGGACAGGGGCAAGGCAAGGGAAGCGGTGGAGAGCTGCAAGACGGCTGGGAGAGAATCAAGGAACACACATTGCATACCGCGAGCG TAAACTCGATCGCTTGGGCTCCTTATGACTTGGGACCAATTCTTGCTTGTGCTTCTAGCGATGGCAAGGTCTCCGTTCTCAGCTTCCAAA ACGATGGATCTATAGAGGTCAACATCTTCCCTGCCCACGGCACCGGTGCCAACGCCATCTCCTGGGCTCCCAGCGTCCTCTCTACCGTTTCAGGCGTAAGCCGCTCCCAACAGCCATCCAACTCTCTCGCTCCTCAAAAGCGATTTGTTACCGCCGGCTCTGACAACCTCATCCGAATCTGGGgatttgatgaagagcagAAAAAATGGACCGAAGAGGAGACCATCAAGGGTCACGAAGACTGGGTCAGGGATGTCGCTTGGGCGCCGAACATTGGTTTGCCGGGGATGTACATCGCGTCTGCTTCTCAG GACCGAACCGTGCTTATCCACTCCCGCCCatccccctcctcttcctggaCATCcgctcctctcctccccagCCTTCCCCAATCTCAGGACCCTCATTTCCCCGATGCCGTCTGGCGTGTTAGCTGGTCACTCGCCGGAAACGTTCTCGCCGTCAGCTGCGGTGATGGTAAGGTCAGCTTgtggaaggaaggtgtTGGAAAGGGATGGGAGTGCGTCAGTGATTTCTCGAGCTAG
- a CDS encoding hypothetical protein (Match to ESTs gb|CF193899.1|CF193899, gb|CF191864.1|CF191864, gb|CF190828.1|CF190828; HMMPfam hit to Methyltransf_3, O-methyltransferase, score: 30.8, E(): 6.4e-15), with product MIPRRFPALPQKVYRPFESFDHYIPLFSRIHSSTGRQFQRASAQQTDETPTSWPANKQKLDMPSDSKKGEINPGPSAGDVDKYLNSKILSPSFGGDPIFKRISARAQQAGLPNIAVSAQQGQLLTILALSIRAERILEVGTLAGYSTACLVKALPNHGQIDTLEVKPEHAKVAQENFIDADLYPFPKIHVGPAIETLKRMETPDEGPYDLVFIDADKSTTLEYFLESMRLLRKGGLIIVDNAVRSGRIASPEEDSNPDVAGMRKLYDWVHGDDGRSVLMNVTQTVGDKFWDGFAIAIKLN from the exons ATGATCCCCAGAAGATTCCCAGCACTTCCCCAGAAGGTTTACAGACCATTTGAAAGCTTTGACCATTAcatccctctcttctcaagaATCCATTCTAGTACTGGTCGACAGTTCCAAAGGGCATCTGCGCAACAAACCGACGAAACTCCAACTTCCTGGCCAGCCAACAAGCAGAAGCTCGATATGCCTTCTGATAGCAAAAAAGGGGAAATCAATC CAGGACCAAGTGCCGGCGATGTGGATAAGTATCTCAACTCAAAAATCCTTTCCCCATCTTTTGGGGGCGACCCCATATTCAAGCGTATTTCAGCACGGGCACAACAGGCCGGTCTACCAAACATCGCTGTCTCCGCGCAGCAAGGGCAGCTCCTCACGATTCTTGCCCTCTCCATCCGTGCTGAACGAATTTTGGAAGTCGGTACGCTAGCCGGGTACTCTACCGCCTGCCTCGTCAAAGCTTTGCCCAACCATGGACAAATCGACACCCTTGAAGTCAAACCCGAACACGCTAAGGTCGCTCAGGAGAATTTCATTGACGCAGATTTGTATCCGTTCCCTAAGATCCATGTGGGACCGGCGATTGAGACtctgaagaggatggagactCCAGATGAAGGGCCTTATGATTTGGTATTCATCGATGCTGATAAGAGCACAACCCTCGAATATTTCCTGGAGAGTATGCGGCTCTTGAGAAAGGGGGGGTTGATCATTGTTGACAACGCTGTCAGGAGTGGAAG AATCGCCAGCCCGGAAGAAGACAGCAACCCAGATGTTGCAGGTATGCGAAAGCTGTACGACTGGGTTCatggggatgatggaagatctGTCTTGATGAATGTGACCCAAACAGTGGGAGACAAGTTCTGGGA TGGGTTTGCAATTGCTATTAAGCTCAACTAG